One Tursiops truncatus isolate mTurTru1 chromosome 3, mTurTru1.mat.Y, whole genome shotgun sequence DNA segment encodes these proteins:
- the BSG gene encoding basigin, whose translation MAAVRLMLGLVLLSAQGGFGAGSTIWTSIDDDGSRTRLTCALNHSATEIVGHRWVKGGKVLKEDALPGLRTEYDVDSDDRSGQYSCIFLPEHAGRSDLQVKGPPSVKAVKKSEHATEGETVVLACKSDSFPPVANWQWSKMTDSGDQAIANSSQHKFFVVSSETRTELHIPDLDLSSDPGKYVCNGTSSEGSGQAVITLRVRNRFAALWPFLGIVAEVLVLVTIIFIYEKRRKPDEVLDDEDAGSAPLKSSGHHVNDKDKNVRQRNSS comes from the exons ATGGCGGCTGTGCGGCTCATGCTGGGGCTTGTGCTGCTGAGCGCTCAGGGCGGCTTCGGGGCAG GGAGCACGATCTGGACTTCCATCGATGATGATGGCTCCAGAACCCGCCTCACATGCGCCTTGAATCACAGCGCCACCGAGATCGTGGGCCACCGCTGGGTGAAGGGGGGCAAGGTGCTGAAGGAGGACGCGCTGCCCGGCCTGAGGACGGAGTACGA CGTGGACTCGGACGACCGCTCGGGCCAGTACTCCTGCATCTTCCTTCCAGAACATGCGGGCCGCAGCGACCTGCAAGTGAAGG GGCCCCCCAGCGTCAAGGCGGTGAAGAAGTCGGAGCACGCCACCGAGGGGGAGACCGTGGTGCTGGCCTGCAAGTCAGACTCCTTCCCGCCCGTCGCAAACTGGCAGTGGTCCAAGATGACCGACTCTGGGGACCAGGCCATCGCTAACAGCTCCCAGCACAAGTTCTTCGTGGTCTCCTCGGAGACCAGGACGGAGCTGCATATCCCAGACCTGGACCTGAGCTCAGACCCCGGCAAGTACGTGTGCAACGGCACCAGCTCAGAGGGCTCTGGCCAGGCGGTCATCACGCTGCGCGTGCGCAACCGCTTCGCCGCCCTCTGGCCCTTCCTGGGCATCGTGGCCGAGGTGCTCGTGCTGgtcaccatcatcttcatctACGAGAAGCGGCGGAAGCCGGACGAGGTCCTAGACG ATGAGGACGCCGGCTCTGCTCCACT GAAGAGCAGCGGGCACCACGTGAACGACAAAGACAAGAACGTTCGCCAGAGGAACTCCAGCTGA